From the Malus domestica chromosome 17, GDT2T_hap1 genome, one window contains:
- the LOC103405446 gene encoding probable plastidic glucose transporter 3 isoform X1: protein MRGRHLDAYSAYKRVASKDPINAYDREESAVGLVNGKGIGNPSWKRSLPHMLVAALSSFLYGYHLGVVNETLDSISLDLGFSGNPLAKGLVVSTCLGGAFVGSIFSGWILDGVGHRRAFQMCALPMIIGASMSATTKSLWGMLLGRIFVGTGMGIGPPVAAIYVSEISPAFVRGTFGSFTQISTCLGLMGSLFIGLPAKDIVGWWRVCFWVSTVPAAVLAVCMEFCAESPQWLFKRGRGTEAEAEFEKLLGAAHVKFAMAELSKSDRGDELETVEFSELLYGRHFKMVFIGSTIFALQQLTGINAVFYFSSTVFKSFGVPSALANVCVGIANLSGSILAMILMDKLGRKVLLLGSFSGMAVAMGLQVTGASSYTSGSGALSLSVGGMLLFVFMFATGAGPVPGLLLSEILPGRIRAKAMAVCMAVHWVINFFVGLLFLPLLEQIGPQILYTIFATFCLLAVLFVKRNVIETKGKSLQEIEIALVPPQ from the exons ATGCGGGGTCGTCATCTTGATGCCTACTCGGCATACAAGCGTGTGGCGTCCAAGGACCCTATCAATGCTTATGATAGAGAAGAAAGTGCAG TAGGTTTAGTGAATGGAAAGGGTATTGGAAACCCTTCATGGAAGCGCTCCTTGCCGCATATGCTTGTTGCAGCTCTTTCTTCGTTCCTATATGGCTACCATCTTGG GGTGGTTAACGAGACACTAGATAGCATTTCTTTGGACCTTGGCTTCAGTGGGAATCCTTTGGCGAAGG GTCTAGTAGTGAGTACCTGTTTAGGTGGTGCTTTTGTTGGATCTATATTTAGTGGTTGGATTCTAGATGGAGTTGGGCATCGAAGAGCATTCCAGATGTGTGCATTGCCGATGATAATCGGTGCATCAATGAG TGCAACAACCAAAAGTCTATGGGGCATGCTTCTAGGGAGGATATTTGTTGGTACTGGGATGGGAATTGGCCCACCTGTTGCTGCTATCTATGTGTCAGAG ATTTCACCAGCTTTTGTACGGGGTACTTTTGGGAGCTTCACACAAATTTCTACATGTCTTGGACTTATGGGGTCTCTCTTTATTGGACTCCCGGCCAAGGATATAGTGGGTTG GTGGCGGGTTTGTTTTTGGGTATCTACTGTTCCTGCTGCAGTGTTAGCTGTTTGCATGGAGTTCTGTGCAGAGAGTCCTCAGTGGCTTTTCAAG AGAGGACGAGGTACTGAAGCCGAAGCTGAATTTGAGAAACTTTTAGGAGCAGCACATGTTAAATTTGCAATGGCAGAATTGTCAAAGTCTGACAGAGGGGATGAACTAGAGACAGTAGAGTTCTCTGAGCTACTGTATGGCCGACATTTCAAAA TGGTTTTCATTGGGTCTACCATTTTTGCTTTACAACAGCTGACAGGCATAAATGCTGTGTTCTATTTCTCTTCAACTGTTTTTAAAAGCTTTGGGGTGCCTTCAGCTCTGGCTAACGTATGTGTTGGAATCGCAAATCTATCGG GGTCAATTCTTGCAATGATATTGATGGATAAGCTTGGAAGAAAGGTGCTTCTTCTTGGAAGTTTTTCTGGCATG GCAGTGGCAATGGGTCTTCAAGTAACTGGAGCAAGTTCTTATACATCAGGGTCTGGAGCATTGAGTCTATCTGTTGGCGGCATGCTGCT GTTTGTGTTCATGTTTGCTACTGGTGCTGGTCCAGTGCCTGGTCTCCTCCTATCAGAAATTCTTCCTGGCCGTATTAGGGCAAAAGCAATGGCAGTTTGCATGGCCGTGCATTGG GTGATAAATTTCTTTGTTGGCCTGTTGTTTTTACCGTTGCTGGAGCAAATCGGGCCACAAATTCTGTATACAATCTTTGCTACATTTTGTCTACTGGCCGTTCTTTTTGTGAAGAGAAACGTAATAGAAACAAAAGGAAAGTCCCTCCAAGAAATTGAAATTGCACTTGTTCCACCACAATGA
- the LOC103405446 gene encoding probable plastidic glucose transporter 3 isoform X2, with protein sequence MRGRHLDAYSAYKRVASKDPINAYDREESAGLVNGKGIGNPSWKRSLPHMLVAALSSFLYGYHLGVVNETLDSISLDLGFSGNPLAKGLVVSTCLGGAFVGSIFSGWILDGVGHRRAFQMCALPMIIGASMSATTKSLWGMLLGRIFVGTGMGIGPPVAAIYVSEISPAFVRGTFGSFTQISTCLGLMGSLFIGLPAKDIVGWWRVCFWVSTVPAAVLAVCMEFCAESPQWLFKRGRGTEAEAEFEKLLGAAHVKFAMAELSKSDRGDELETVEFSELLYGRHFKMVFIGSTIFALQQLTGINAVFYFSSTVFKSFGVPSALANVCVGIANLSGSILAMILMDKLGRKVLLLGSFSGMAVAMGLQVTGASSYTSGSGALSLSVGGMLLFVFMFATGAGPVPGLLLSEILPGRIRAKAMAVCMAVHWVINFFVGLLFLPLLEQIGPQILYTIFATFCLLAVLFVKRNVIETKGKSLQEIEIALVPPQ encoded by the exons ATGCGGGGTCGTCATCTTGATGCCTACTCGGCATACAAGCGTGTGGCGTCCAAGGACCCTATCAATGCTTATGATAGAGAAGAAAGTGCAG GTTTAGTGAATGGAAAGGGTATTGGAAACCCTTCATGGAAGCGCTCCTTGCCGCATATGCTTGTTGCAGCTCTTTCTTCGTTCCTATATGGCTACCATCTTGG GGTGGTTAACGAGACACTAGATAGCATTTCTTTGGACCTTGGCTTCAGTGGGAATCCTTTGGCGAAGG GTCTAGTAGTGAGTACCTGTTTAGGTGGTGCTTTTGTTGGATCTATATTTAGTGGTTGGATTCTAGATGGAGTTGGGCATCGAAGAGCATTCCAGATGTGTGCATTGCCGATGATAATCGGTGCATCAATGAG TGCAACAACCAAAAGTCTATGGGGCATGCTTCTAGGGAGGATATTTGTTGGTACTGGGATGGGAATTGGCCCACCTGTTGCTGCTATCTATGTGTCAGAG ATTTCACCAGCTTTTGTACGGGGTACTTTTGGGAGCTTCACACAAATTTCTACATGTCTTGGACTTATGGGGTCTCTCTTTATTGGACTCCCGGCCAAGGATATAGTGGGTTG GTGGCGGGTTTGTTTTTGGGTATCTACTGTTCCTGCTGCAGTGTTAGCTGTTTGCATGGAGTTCTGTGCAGAGAGTCCTCAGTGGCTTTTCAAG AGAGGACGAGGTACTGAAGCCGAAGCTGAATTTGAGAAACTTTTAGGAGCAGCACATGTTAAATTTGCAATGGCAGAATTGTCAAAGTCTGACAGAGGGGATGAACTAGAGACAGTAGAGTTCTCTGAGCTACTGTATGGCCGACATTTCAAAA TGGTTTTCATTGGGTCTACCATTTTTGCTTTACAACAGCTGACAGGCATAAATGCTGTGTTCTATTTCTCTTCAACTGTTTTTAAAAGCTTTGGGGTGCCTTCAGCTCTGGCTAACGTATGTGTTGGAATCGCAAATCTATCGG GGTCAATTCTTGCAATGATATTGATGGATAAGCTTGGAAGAAAGGTGCTTCTTCTTGGAAGTTTTTCTGGCATG GCAGTGGCAATGGGTCTTCAAGTAACTGGAGCAAGTTCTTATACATCAGGGTCTGGAGCATTGAGTCTATCTGTTGGCGGCATGCTGCT GTTTGTGTTCATGTTTGCTACTGGTGCTGGTCCAGTGCCTGGTCTCCTCCTATCAGAAATTCTTCCTGGCCGTATTAGGGCAAAAGCAATGGCAGTTTGCATGGCCGTGCATTGG GTGATAAATTTCTTTGTTGGCCTGTTGTTTTTACCGTTGCTGGAGCAAATCGGGCCACAAATTCTGTATACAATCTTTGCTACATTTTGTCTACTGGCCGTTCTTTTTGTGAAGAGAAACGTAATAGAAACAAAAGGAAAGTCCCTCCAAGAAATTGAAATTGCACTTGTTCCACCACAATGA
- the LOC103405447 gene encoding cytochrome c-type biogenesis CcmH-like mitochondrial protein codes for MGSEEDPVKKSQVVDARARNISHNVRCTECGSQSIEDSQADIAILLRKLIRDEIHAGKSDKEIYKKLEEDFGETVLYAPKFDLQTAGLWLSPLVVAGAAAGIWAYNRHRQKTNVHIMALNLVRGVPLTPNEKQTMLDLLTPPPSRGTPSSLWRRWREQ; via the exons ATGGGTAGCGAAGAGGACCCGGTGAAGAAGTCTCAGGTGGTGGATGCCCGGGCTCGGAACATTAGTCATAATGTTCGATGCACTGAGTGTGGGAGTCAGTCCATTGAAGATTCACAAGCGGATATTGCCATTTTGCTTAGAAAG TTAATTCGGGATGAAATTCATGCTGGGAAGAGCGATAAAGAGATATATAAGAAGCTTGAAGAGGACTTTGGGGAGACAGTACTTTATGCCCCAAAATTTGATCTGCAGACTGCAGGCTTGTGGTTATCACCG CTTGTCGTTGCTGGTGCTGCTGCAGGAATATGGGCATATAACAGGCACAGGCAAAAGACTAATGTCCACATCATGGCCTTGAACCTTGTTAGAGGTGTTCCATTGACCCCGAATGAGAAGCAAACCATGTTAGACCTCCTCACGCCTCCGCCTTCACGAGGAACTCCTTCCTCATTGTGGAGGAGGTGGAGAGAACAGTGA
- the LOC103405448 gene encoding sulfite exporter TauE/SafE family protein 3-like — protein sequence MSSMIMIGTVRFGLLGLLVLLALSSAAVSAHEELVESQPSRHENNTGKEVESNLGYKHVWPEIRFSWKIAVGTMIAFVGAAFGSVGGVGGGGFFIPMLTLIIGFDQKSAIAVSKCMITGTATSTVVYNLRRRHPTLELPIIDYDLALLFQPVLVLGISIGVSLNVVLSDWMITILLFVVLLAVSTKSFFKGVKAWKAETVTKKIKRVASEGLQSNDVEDKYIPGGATNGALTEKNETKRTKVSAVDNVRWKELGALVAVWLVILALQIAKTYVKKCSGTYWLIELLQIPVAVGVTSYQAVNLYKGRRVIASKGEASTKWPVYKLIAYCAGGIAAGILGGLLGLGGAFMLGPLFLEMGIPPQVSSATATFAMTFSSSMSVVEYYLLKRFPVPYALYFAAVTTISAVVGQHVAGKVIKKLGRASLIIFVLASTILVSSVTLGGIGVGNMVKNIEQKKPLGFQNICTQKP from the exons atgtcAAGTATGATTATGATTGGAACTGTTCGGTTTGGTTTGCTGGGTTTGCTGGTTTTGTTAGCATTATCATCAGCAGCAGTTTCAGCGCATGAAGAACTGGTGGAGTCACAACCTTCAAGGCATGAAAATAATACTGGGAAAGAGGTTGAATCAAACTTGGGATATAAGCATGTGTGGCCG GAAATCAGATTCAGCTGGAAAATTGCTGTTGGTACGATGATTGCATTTGTTGGGGCAGCGTTTGGGAGTGTGGGAGGTGTTGGTGGGGGTGGCTTTTTCATCCCAATGCTCACCCTCATCATTGGCTTTGATCAGAAATCAGCTATAGCAGTATCCAAAT GTATGATCACGGGTACAGCAACTTCAACGGTCGTGTACAATTTAAGGCGAAGGCATCCTACACTTGAGTTGCCCATCATCGACTATGATCTCGCACTTCTTTTCCAACCAGTGTTGGTTCTAGGGATCAGCATTGGCGTTTCTCTGAATGTGGTTCTTTCTGACTGGATGATCACAATCCTACTATTTGTCGTCCTCTTAG CGGTATCAACTAAGTCATTCTTCAAGGGTGTCAAGGCATGGAAAGCAGAAACTGTAACTAAAAAG attaaacgTGTTGCTTCCGAAGGCTTGCAATCAAATG ATGTTGAAGACAAATATATTCCTGGAGGCGCAACCAATGGAGCTCTAACAGAAAAGAACGAAACTAAAAGAACGAAG GTTTCTGCTGTTGATAATGTTCGCTGGAAGGAACTCGGAGCTCTTGTAGCAGTCTGGCTTGTAATACTTGCATTGCAGATTGCTAAG ACTTACGTGAAGAAATGTTCTGGAACATATTGGTTGATAGAACTCTTGCAG ATTCCGGTGGCTGTTGGAGTAACTTCATATCAGGCAGTTAATCTGTACAAAGGGCGCAGAGTAATTGCATCGAAGGGAGAAGCAAGCACAAAGTGGCCAGTTTACAAGCTTATTGCTTATTGCGCTGGTGGCATAGCAGCTGGTATCCTTGGTGGATTGCTTGGCCTCGGCGGAGCATTCATGTTAGGTCCCCTTTTTTTGGAGATGGGAATCCCTCCTCAGGTATCAAGTGCCACAGCCACCTTTGCCATGACATTCTCTTCGTCCATGTCCGTTGTAGAGTACTACCTCCTAAAACGCTTTCCCGTTCCCTACG CTCTCTACTTTGCTGCTGTGACTACTATTTCCGCAGTCGTAGGGCAGCATGTGGCAGGAAAGGTGATCAAGAAACTGGGAAGAGCATCGTTGATTATCTTCGTTCTCGCTTCCACGATACTTGTGAGTTCAGTAACGTTAG GTGGGATTGGCGTAGGAAACATGGTTAAAAATATCGAGCAGAAGAAGCCCTTGGGATTTCAGAACATCTGCACTCAAAAACCCTAG
- the LOC103405445 gene encoding golgin candidate 5, with the protein MAWFSGKVSLGNFPDLAGAVNKLQESVKNIEKNFDSALGFEDREKAESGNEASGLWPSSTERIMSFMGQQDEESNVESSEKARSSEFPPKVDKSPGETESLQITSTVEEKEGAKAETLQQSTTEQMAAKEENEVVKEEKDDNPATVVGETKTVIAESEKSESESSSVPVEQPESTVKNAGPSDSVDSQEHNTISMAGPSENSESSQEKSGSVDADQVEEASTALLGGAHGIVDVHENLDEHRPQVEKDGHMTQVEENVDMISPVEAESSTDSQPGGLDEPSVSTEEIHNVGRSSTNQLPNVHPSDDAVSELALKEQNAVVEEPEVDQRADDNEADVKEQSSGENASGSSDALIELEKAKMETKMMEAALLGAARQAQAKADEIAKFMNENEQLKTVIEDLKRKSSDAEVESLREEYHQRVATLERKVYALTKERDTLRREQNKKSDAAALLKEKDEIINQVMAEGEELSKKQAAQEAQIRKLRAQIRELEEEKKGLSTKLQVEENKVESIKKDKTATEKLLQESIEKHQTELALQKEYYTNALAAAKEAEAMAEARANDEARSELEKRLKEAEEREALLVQALEELRQTLTRKEQQAVFREDMLRRDIEDLQKRYQASERRCEELITQVPESTRPLLRQIEAMQETTSRRAEAWAAVERSLNSRLQEAEAKAAAAEEREQSVNERLSQTFSRINVLEAQISCLRAEQSQLSKSVEKERQRAAENRQEYLAAKEEADTQEGCASQLEEEIRELRRKHKQDLQDALMHRELLQQEVEREKAARLELEKTARVRSATVSDQTTITRHNSAVENGSLSRKLSSASSLGSMEESYFLQASLDSSDGFSERRNAGEATMSPYYMKSMTPSAFEASLRQKEGELASYMSRLASMESIRDSLAEELVKMTEQCEKLRTEAVMLPGMRAELDALRRRHSAALELMGERDEELEELRADIVDLKEMYREQVNLLVNKIQIMSSSVGA; encoded by the exons ATGGCGTGGTTCAGTGGGAAAGTGTCTTTGGGGAACTTTCCCGATCTCGCCGGGGCCGTGAACAAGCTCCAGGAGAGCGTTAAGAACATCGAGAAGAATTTCGATAGCGCCCTTGGGTTCGAAGACAGAGAGAAAGCCGAATCCGGCAATGAAG CTTCAGGATTATGGCCTTCATCTACTGAAAGGATTATGTCCTTTATGGGGCAACAAGATGAGGAAAGTAATGTTGAATCATCAGAGAAAGCCCGGTCTTCTGAGTTTCCACCTAAGGTTGACAAATCACCTGGGGAAACTGAATCTCTACAGATAACATCTACGGTTGAGGAGAAAGAAGGGGCCAAAGCTGAAACTTTGCAACAATCTACAACTGAACAGATGGCTGCTAAAGAGGAAAATGAAGTTGTcaaggaagaaaaagatgatAACCCTGCTACGGTTGTGGGGGAAACAAAGACTGTGATAGCAGAGTCTGAAAAATCTGAATCTGAGTCTTCTTCAGTGCCAGTTGAACAACCTGAATCGACTGTTAAGAATGCTGGCCCATCAGATTCTGTTGATTCTCAAGAACACAACACGATTTCTATGGCGGGACCCTCAGAAAATTCAGAATCATCGCAGGAAAAGTCAGGATCTGTTGATGCGGATCAAGTTGAGGAAGCTAGTACTGCTCTGCTTGGTGGGGCACATGGTATAGTCGATGTGCATGAGAATTTGGATGAACATAGACCACAAGTAGAGAAGGATGGACATATGACGCAGGTTGAAGAGAATGTTGATATGATTTCTCCAGTTGAAGCTGAGTCATCGACTGATAGTCAGCCTGGAGGTTTGGATGAGCCCTCCGTCTCAACGGAGGAGATTCACAATGTTGGTAGATCTTCTACTAATCAACTACCCAATGTGCATCCTTCTGATGATGCAGTTTCTGAATTGGCTTTGAAAGAGCAAAATGCTGTTGTTGAGGAACCTGAAGTTGATCAACGAGCTGATGATAATGAAGCTGACGTTAAAGAGCAGAGCTCAGGAGAAAATGCATCTGGCTCTTCAGATGCTTTGATTGAATTGGAGAAGGCAAAGATGGAGACTAAAATGATGGAAGCTGCATTGCTAGGAGCTGCAAGACAAGCTCAG GCAAAAGCTGATGAGATTGCAAAGTTTATGAACGAAAATGAGCAATTAAAAACTGTGATTGAGGATTTGAAA AGAAAATCCAGTGATGCAGAAGTTGAGTCTCTGCGAGAGGAATATCATCAAAGGGTTGCAACACTTGAAAGGAAG GTTTATGCTCTTACTAAGGAAAGGGACACACTTAGGCGGGAACAGAATAAGAAAAGTGACGCAGCTGCTCTTCTGAAGGAAAAAGATGAAATAATTAATCAAGTTATGGCTGAag GCGAAGAGCTTTCAAAAAAGCAGGCTGCTCAAGAAGCTCAGATTAGGAAATTAAGGGCTCAG ATCAGAGAgttggaagaagagaagaaagggTTGAGTACTAAACTTCAG GTAGAAGAGAATAAAGTAGAGAGCATTAAGAAGGACAAGACAGCAACAGAAAAGTTGCTGCAGGAAAGCATTGAAAAGCACCAAACAGAACTTGCATTACAGAAAGAGTATTATACTAATGCTTTGGCTGCTGCCAAGGAGGCAGAAGCTATGGCCGAGGCACGAGCCAACGATGAAGCCAGATCTGAACTAGAGAAGCGTCTAAAAGAGGCCGAGGAACGTGAGGCTTTGCTAGTTCAGGCACTTGAAGAGTTGCGGCAGACTCTAACTAGAAAGGAACAGCAG GCAGTATTTAGAGAAGACATGCTTCGCCGGGACATTGAGGATCTTCAAAAACGTTATCAA GCAAGTGAGCGCCGATGTGAGGAGTTGATTACCCAAGTACCAGAATCTACTAGGCCTCTTCTTAGGCAGATTGAAGCTATGCAG GAAACAACTTCAAGAAGAGCAGAAGCTTGGGCAGCTGTTGAGAGGTCTCTTAACTCTCGACTCCAG GAAGCAGAGGCCAAAGCTGCAGCTGCTGAGGAAAGAGAGCAATCTGTTAATGAGCGCTTGTCTCAAACCTTCTCTAGAATTAATGTTCTTGAGGCTCAG ATTTCATGTCTTAGAGCTGAGCAATCCCAGTTAAGTAAGTCTGTTGAAAAGGAGAGACAAAGAGCCGCTGAAAATAGGCAGGAGTACCTTGCAGCAAAGGAGGAAGCTGACACTCAAGAAGGCTGTGCAAGCCAGCTTGAAGAAGAAATTAGGGAACTCAGGCGAAAACATAAGCAAGATTTACAAGATGCATTGATGCACAGGGAACTGCTACAGCAG GAGGTAGAAAGGGAGAAAGCTGCTAGGTTAGAGTTGGAAAAGACGGCTCGTGTCCGTTCTGCTACTGTATCTGATCAGACTACTATAACAAGGCACAATTCAGCTGTAGAGAATG GAAGCTTGAGCCGAAAACTCTCAAGTGCTAGCAGCCTAGGGAGCATGGAGGAAAGCTATTTTCTGCAAGCATCTTTAGACTCATCCGATGGTTTCTCTGAGAGGAGAAATGCTGGAGAGGCAACCATGAGTCCGTACTATATGAAGAGCATGACACCTAGTGCTTTTGAAGCTTCTCTTCGTCAGAAGGAGGGTGAACTAGCATCTTACATGTCTCGTTTG GCATCCATGGAATCTATTCGTGATTCTCTTGCTGAGGAGTTGGTCAAAATGACAGAACAG TGTGAAAAGTTAAGGACAGAGGCTGTCATGTTGCCTGGTATGCGAGCAGAGCTAGATGCACTAAGGAGACGGCACTCTGCTGCACTGGAGCTAATGGGCGAACGCGATGAGGAG CTGGAGGAACTTCGTGCGGATATTGTGGACTTGAAGGAGATGTACAGAGAGCAAGTAAACTTGCTTGTCAACAAG ATCCAGATAATGAGCTCATCCGTTGGAGCCTAA